In Planctomycetota bacterium, a single genomic region encodes these proteins:
- a CDS encoding phytanoyl-CoA dioxygenase family protein — protein MTTTITAHDLSALDAPYDLTDDQIRQFREDGFIKLKNVFDRETLAHFGEVITRLTMEIGAKQADVPLEERGTYGKAFIQVGNLWQHDAEAKAFSCSRRLAKLASDLMGVDGVRMYHDQALYKEAGGGFTPWHVDQQYWPIDSPNTITAWIPLQATPIEMGPLEFGRGSHVKNIGRELAISDESEQKIRDAVKANGVVSSFEPYEAGEISFHYGWTLHRAGPNTSDAPRKVHTVIYVDKDATVAKPKNQNQENDRNHWLSSADVGTIPTGPLNPVLFAR, from the coding sequence ATGACCACGACCATCACCGCCCACGACTTGTCCGCTCTTGACGCCCCGTACGACCTGACCGATGACCAGATCCGCCAGTTCCGCGAGGACGGCTTCATCAAGCTCAAAAACGTCTTCGACCGCGAAACGCTCGCTCACTTCGGCGAAGTGATCACGCGGCTGACCATGGAGATCGGTGCCAAGCAGGCCGACGTTCCGCTGGAGGAGCGCGGCACCTACGGCAAGGCGTTCATCCAGGTCGGCAACCTCTGGCAGCACGATGCCGAGGCCAAGGCGTTCAGCTGCAGTCGTCGGCTGGCCAAGCTCGCCAGCGACCTGATGGGCGTCGACGGCGTTCGGATGTACCACGACCAGGCGCTTTACAAGGAGGCCGGCGGCGGATTCACGCCGTGGCACGTCGACCAGCAATACTGGCCGATCGACAGCCCGAACACGATCACCGCCTGGATTCCGCTGCAGGCCACGCCGATCGAGATGGGCCCCCTCGAGTTCGGCCGGGGCAGCCACGTCAAGAACATCGGCCGCGAGCTGGCGATCAGCGACGAGAGCGAGCAGAAGATCCGCGACGCCGTCAAGGCCAACGGCGTCGTCAGCAGCTTCGAGCCCTACGAAGCGGGCGAGATCAGCTTCCACTACGGCTGGACCCTCCACCGCGCCGGCCCGAACACCTCCGACGCGCCGCGCAAGGTGCACACGGTGATCTACGTCGACAAGGACGCCACGGTGGCCAAGCCGAAGAACCAGAACCAGGAGAACGACCGCAACCACTGGCTCAGCAGCGCCGACGTCGGCACGATCCCGACAGGGCCGCTGAATCCGGTGCTGTTTGCGCGGTAA
- a CDS encoding dicarboxylate/amino acid:cation symporter → MHWQILVGLVIGAIAGLLVGVFALQAARDLGDAREAAMLLESGGDVSLGTSLGTFWAYTVFDLVGDLFLNGLKLIIVPLVTSSILLAVANLGGGDDFGRLGTKTLGYYLFTSLIAILIGLVLVNTFTPGTADDRGILVGEADVSKTFASEAEAVSGKTEGKTGSDFLNVFRQMVPPNLIAAAADGQLLGLIVVSMIVGYMTTRLPGPLGDVFMKFVQAVYELSLMVTHLVLRFAPIGVFGLIAATMAIQFAKLYPNDDFMYFIAGIGKFAGVAAGALLLHFLVTMPLILSFVARVNPLRHYAAMSPALLTAFSTSSSSSTLPLTMECVEDRAGVSNRVASFTLPLGATVNMDGTALYECVAAIFICQAFGVDLSIAQQFLIVVVALLTSVGVAGVPSASLVAIAVILGSVQSQITGLPQYEGVNLLAGMALLFVFDRPLDMMRTAVNIFSDSVAAVTIARSEGETDVLATPMSTATS, encoded by the coding sequence ATGCATTGGCAGATCCTCGTCGGCCTCGTGATCGGCGCGATCGCAGGGCTGCTCGTCGGGGTCTTCGCACTGCAGGCTGCTCGCGACCTCGGCGACGCGCGCGAGGCGGCCATGCTGCTCGAGTCGGGCGGCGATGTCAGCCTCGGCACGAGCCTCGGCACCTTCTGGGCGTACACCGTCTTCGACCTCGTCGGCGACCTCTTCCTCAACGGCCTGAAGCTCATCATCGTCCCGCTTGTGACGAGCAGCATCCTGCTCGCCGTCGCGAACCTCGGCGGTGGGGACGACTTCGGCAGACTCGGCACCAAGACGCTCGGCTACTACCTCTTCACCAGCCTCATCGCCATCCTCATCGGGCTGGTCCTGGTCAACACCTTCACGCCCGGCACGGCCGACGATCGCGGCATCCTCGTCGGCGAGGCCGATGTCTCAAAGACCTTCGCCAGCGAGGCAGAAGCCGTTTCGGGCAAGACCGAAGGCAAGACCGGCAGCGACTTTCTGAACGTCTTTCGTCAGATGGTCCCGCCGAACCTGATCGCGGCCGCGGCCGACGGCCAACTGCTCGGGCTCATCGTCGTCTCGATGATCGTCGGCTACATGACGACGCGCCTGCCCGGGCCGCTGGGCGACGTCTTCATGAAGTTCGTCCAGGCTGTCTACGAGCTGTCGCTGATGGTGACGCACCTGGTGCTCCGGTTCGCCCCGATCGGCGTCTTCGGCCTCATCGCCGCGACGATGGCGATTCAGTTCGCCAAGCTCTATCCGAACGACGACTTCATGTACTTCATCGCCGGCATCGGCAAATTCGCCGGCGTCGCAGCGGGGGCGCTCCTGCTTCACTTCCTCGTGACGATGCCGCTCATCCTGAGCTTCGTCGCCCGCGTCAACCCGCTCCGCCACTACGCCGCGATGTCCCCGGCGTTGCTGACCGCGTTCAGCACTTCCAGCAGTTCGTCGACGCTGCCGCTGACGATGGAGTGCGTCGAGGACCGCGCTGGCGTCAGCAATCGCGTCGCCAGCTTCACCCTGCCGCTGGGCGCGACCGTCAACATGGACGGCACGGCGCTCTACGAGTGCGTCGCGGCCATCTTCATCTGTCAGGCGTTCGGCGTGGACCTGTCGATCGCGCAGCAGTTCCTGATCGTCGTCGTCGCCCTGCTGACCAGCGTCGGCGTGGCGGGCGTGCCGTCGGCGAGCCTCGTCGCGATCGCCGTCATCCTCGGCAGCGTGCAGTCGCAGATCACCGGCCTGCCGCAGTACGAAGGCGTGAACCTGCTGGCCGGCATGGCCCTGCTCTTCGTCTTCGACCGCCCGCTCGACA
- a CDS encoding AraC family transcriptional regulator, giving the protein MLPTLETSIVDAKRPIAAFVRTDRHWRFDWHHHAQVEIVQIRAGTGTRLVGDDTGTFAPGQTVILGQWLPHAWASPAGESAEREAIVVQLTHDAIDQLSQLAGGGLDGLVKSARRGVLFERTSAVIDAALDEIVAAETTLTRLAPMARLLATLQERLASGTPRASDRFATSARPPSPDPRIRRIVARLEAAGPDAFDGQSAAATCGLSHEAFCRAFKRATGTTFVAWQQQMRVRSAMRLLRETDKAVTAVASASGFDNLSHFNRLFKRYTGRTPRQYRGEPSSA; this is encoded by the coding sequence GTGCTACCGACGCTCGAAACCAGCATCGTCGACGCGAAGCGGCCGATCGCCGCGTTTGTGCGGACCGACAGGCACTGGCGGTTCGACTGGCACCACCACGCACAGGTCGAGATCGTTCAGATTCGGGCCGGGACCGGGACGCGGCTGGTCGGCGATGACACGGGCACGTTCGCGCCCGGCCAGACGGTCATCCTCGGGCAATGGTTGCCGCATGCGTGGGCGTCACCGGCGGGCGAGTCGGCCGAGCGAGAGGCGATCGTCGTTCAGTTGACCCACGACGCGATCGATCAGCTGAGCCAGCTTGCGGGTGGCGGCCTCGACGGGTTGGTGAAGTCGGCACGTCGCGGCGTCCTGTTCGAGCGGACGAGTGCCGTGATCGACGCCGCTCTTGACGAGATCGTTGCGGCCGAGACGACGCTTACTCGGCTTGCCCCGATGGCTCGGCTGCTCGCGACACTGCAGGAAAGGCTTGCTTCAGGAACGCCGCGGGCCAGCGATCGATTCGCAACGTCTGCTCGTCCGCCGTCGCCGGATCCGCGCATCCGGCGGATCGTCGCTCGGCTTGAGGCCGCGGGACCAGACGCCTTCGACGGCCAGAGTGCGGCGGCGACCTGCGGCCTGTCGCACGAGGCGTTTTGCCGAGCGTTCAAGCGCGCGACGGGCACCACGTTCGTCGCGTGGCAGCAGCAGATGCGCGTCCGATCGGCGATGCGACTGCTCCGGGAGACCGACAAGGCCGTGACTGCCGTTGCGAGCGCGTCGGGCTTCGACAATCTGAGCCACTTCAATCGGCTGTTCAAGCGGTACACGGGTCGGACGCCGCGGCAGTATCGAGGAGAACCGTCGTCGGCGTGA